AGACAGGCTCATCCTGACGTTCAGACCTGCAAGACACAGAGCAGGGATTACAGGATTACAGACGGGGGCGTTCACACCCACCAAACGCCCCTGTCTGCGTTTCGGGCCTTCTACCTGGAGCGACAGGCCCGTCTCCGCCCAGCTCAGAGTCCGTCTCCAGGTCCAGCTCCCTTAGCAGAGCCACCATGGCTGCTATGGGACTCCGGATATCCTGAAGTTTGTTCTGGATGTCTTCGATCACGCCATCTCTGCAGAAGAAAGGGCAATAGTTTGTTAAGCTCTTAACTGATTGGAACCACCAAAGAGTGGAAAATGTGTCTGATCTGGTCGGGTTCAGAGCCTGGCCTTCCCGTCAGGTGACCTACTTGTCGTTGCACACCATGTTTTCCAGGACCAGCTCGGCAGCTTTCTCAGGAGTCTGGAGGTACTCCAGAGCTTTCTCCATCTCGTACGCCATCTCTGCAGAAACGGCGTCGCTGACGAGCCGCAGAGTCCGGACCAGCTGCAGGATGTCTCGGGCCGCGTCGGGATCTGAGGGAGGACAGGAAGAACAGGCCGTGTGAACAGAGGAATTCATATTAAAACACGCAGAGCCGAGACATTCATCTGTGCAGCAGTGGTTGGTTACCGTCGCTGATGGGCGTGTCCTCCTCAGACAGCAGGTACGGATCGAGGGACAGGTACAGGTGATCCACAGCGAAACACGGCAGCAGGAACGAGACGAAGCCCTGAAGCAGAGACAGGAAAAACAGATCAACCTTCGACCTGTTGACCAGCTGCCACTACCGACAGATCTGATTGGACCAGCTGAGCAGAGACaccactgcaaaaaaacacaaaatgaagatCTACTTTCTGATCCAAacatcttattacacttgaaataagacaaaattaacttcatattgctaattaaaaaaaagtactagttataagtacaataatctgctagtggaacaaGGCATATTTTCCATATTATATGTTGAATTGTctttttccactggcagattatttaacttataacaagtaGTTTGTTCTCAATATTTaagtattgacttaaaacaagatcctgtagcttgctgaaaagttactcgtaggatagttttgtcttattccaagcGTAGCAAGAtgtttgtactagaaactagaccaagaatatgtggtaagattttgtgtttttgcaatgctGTGGTGGGGTTACATTGGTCAATAAACAatgtaactttatttatatCTGAACTTTACTTTCATTTCAAGTGGACTGAAAAAGAAAGTTCAGTTGCTTTACATCTTAACACACAACTGAGCTTTATGAACAAAAATAGTGTTGTTCAGGACACAGAACAGGCCCCTACTGGGATATTTAGGATGAAAAGCACTGATGAAGACTCtaaagtttgaaataacttccTGACTGTTTCCCATCAACTTGTTGTTCATAAAGtcctttgttaatttttctacAGGAATATTTTTCTGGATAAAAATCTAAGAGCCAATCAGGCAGCAACTAATCTGTGCTTCCCTGCTTTCACAGGTTAGTCAATGAGAGGCTCCGCCCCCACCTTACGGAGCAGACAGGCCATCCCGGTGTGGTGGCTGACCGTCAGGCCCAGCGGAGTGGACTCCACCTCCTGGTACTGCAGACAACAGGAGTAGAACCGGGACCAGAACTCCACCTGCAGCTGGCGGTACTCCTCCTGAGAAAACTCGAACTCTGTGACGCTGCTCTGCAGCTGCATGGAGGGAGAGTGTAGAAGGTGAATCAGCACAGGTGAGTTTAATGTTTCAGACAGCCTCTGAACACATTTAGAGATTATTTAGTGTGGCTGAAACTCTGTTGAATCATTTTCAGGAAGTCAACATGTTCAGCACacgtctcacacacacactcgcctGGAAGAAGACGTCTGGTACTTTAGAAATAAGGTTGACTTATCTTTACCCACTGCCTGTTTCTTTGTTCTAAACAGAGTTTTGTGGGATAAATAACGTCCTGAAAGAGTTAGCCTGGTTTCAATCTTTAGGAATGTCACACTGCGCCACCTACTGCCCTGGTTTCACCAGGTATCTGTCACCACCTGCTCAACCATCTGCTGTTCAGGAAATCAAGATGGTTACCTCGCTCTCCACAGCCTGGGTCACCTCCTTCTTCAGATTCTCCCAGGATGGATCCAAGACCTTATCAGAGCCACGACGAAAGATCTGCAGAAACGACACAAAACTGTGAAGACGCAGCTCTGTTGTACACTTTTctcacagtaaaattcaagcatttaaAAATCTTTCCAGCACCAGactttggaaagaaaaacaatacaaattaaCTAAAGAAGACAGGTTCAGTTCACTATTATAtgatacactgcctggccaaaaaaaaagtcgccaccaaaaaatggtcacactctctaatattttgttggaccgcctttagctttgattacagcccgcatttgCTGTGGCatgtctggactctgtggtggccaatccatgtgtgaaaaagatgtctcatgctccctgaaccactctttcacaatgtgagcccgatgaatcctggcattgtcatcttggaatatgcccgttccatttgggaagacaaaatccattgatggaataacctggtcattcagtatattcaggtagtcagctgacctcattctttgggcacacaatgttgctgaacctagacctgaccaactgcagcaaccccagatcatagcactgcccccacaggcttgtacagtaggcactaggcatgatgggtgcatcacttcacctgcctctcttcttaccctgatgcgcccatcactctggaacagggtaaatctggactcatcagaccacatgaccctcttccattcctccagagtccaatctttatgctccctagcaaactgaagcctttttttctggttagccttactgattagaggttttcttacggctacacagctgttccatcccaaccccttgagttcccttcgcattgtgcgtgtggaaatgcttttgcgttcacaattaaacatactcctgagttctgctgttgtttttcttcgatttgatttgaccaaacgtttaagtaatcgccgatcacgatcattcaggatttttttccgaccacatttcttcctggaagacgatggttccccaccatccttccagtttttaatgatgcgttggacagttcttaacccaattctagtagtttctgcaatctccttagatgttttctctgcttgatgcatgccaatgatttgacccttcttaaacagactgacgtcttttccacgaccacaggatgtgtcttttgccatggttgtttaagaaatgaggagttactcattgcatcagctggggttaaataacttgttgccagctgaaagataattgcctatgcagtacttatccaataggaggcttgtacctatttgcttagttaaatccaggtggcaacttttttttttggccaggcagtgaataatatgtagaataaaaaatattctacattCTGCAGCAGGGACAAGCTAATCTAAAATCTAACAGAATATTACGGTGTCTCTCTTACACACACCCTACACGCCTGACTGGTTtgagaaagttacaaaaaaaatatattttaaaaaggttcTCGCTAAGTTTCTGGCATTTTGCAAACAGAATAATTTTGGTATTTCTGactaacaaaaaagaagaaaagtttagtctgaattaacttcagacagagaaaaaaatgtgtatatgtCTCTTTATCATCTTTAAATATATgatttcaactgtaaataatgtttttcaaatttagGCTTTCAATCAAATGTTAGATTGCTATTTATTACCAAACTGTGaagtttgaatatcaagcactttcaaaccttgaaaacacctaatTTAAATTCAAGCATTTCCAAGGATTTTAAGAACCCTCCAAACCTGTGAACTCCAGGCAAAAATGGCCGACAGGTGGACTCACCTGCAAGGCTCTGACGATAGCTGTCGCAGTGAAACGCAGCGGAGAGAAGAGATGCTCCAGGTAGGTCTCCTGAAACAGCAGCATGGAGGAGAGACGAAGCAGATAAACACAGAAAGTCTCGTCCCAAATAACACATTGAACCCACTATGGACCCAGTAAGTTCAGTACCAGAGCAACAAACTGCTACAGGCTCTAGAACAACCTGAAAATGATAAAGCTGCTGGACAGCCCTGATTACTgggtgtatttttgtttttcgcTGGTGTGCGTCCGAACTTACCCTGGGGTCCAGGTCTACTCCTATTAAGACTTCTTCTTCTGGTGGTGGCTGAACAAACACCTGGTTCCACTGACCCGCTGTGTTGCTGGAAAGCAGAGACACTGAGTTTAAATCAGAACCTCTGAGACGGCAAAGCATGTAATGTTCCTACTTACTGTTCGAAGTTGATGTACTTGACCACGGCAGAGTTGGACTCGTCCACCCACAGAGCCCACACGTCGGTCGGGGTCAGGGCGAAGTCCACCAGAGTTTCCTGCAGCACAAAAAATCACATCAGATCAGTTTACGACAGAGCTGTCTCGTATATTTGGACCCGCAGTTCTACGGCGGCTCACCTGCGTGCTGAACAGAGAAGAGATGTGTTCCAGGCTGTAGCGGTTGTTGTCCGTGGCGACAAGCTGCAGGACGATGAATTGTCCTCTCTGCGGGACGGCCAGGTGCACGCACAGACACAGCCCGGTTCTGGATGAGAAGGCGAGCCTCAGACGGTGACCTTGACCCGACAGCCGCCTCACGCCTTTACAGGCCGGCATGTACTCCAACATGTCGGCCTCTAAGAGGCACGTCTGCTCCTGGGGAGGGAGACAGAACCACGTTCAGTTCAAGAAGGATCATGAGATATTTCTTGAAGTATCTGTTCAAGATACTTCAGTTCAAGAAATATCTTGCAGCCCTAAACAGCCCGGTTCTATTTAGGGCTGCAGCAAACAATTATTATAgcaatcaattattctgacgattaactggacaaaaaaaaaaaaaaaggtacattctgcagatgttttatttaatcacttttttgtgcaatattagaaataaattatgaaaatataaacaaattactttttcaaatgagaaaataagGATTTTATTGTCTATAACGCTGTAACATAGCATACCATTCTGTTTGACTTAACACCAATGCAGGGTTGATCTGTTGGCCTTCCTTTTCtggattaatcaattaataattggaaaaCACAAGGAGATGTAATAGATTCTTTTACACAATTTCAACCGGTTGAAGCAAAACCCATTAGCCACTTTGGGTTACAAGGTATTTAaagacaaagtttttttctttatatcttaaatgcaaaataaatatagtttttgcacagttttggcttaattactgcccTGACTGtgttctttcagtaaatggGCTTTTTGAGTTAATACTCCAGTTAaggaataatcgattactaaattagttgattatttcaataatcgattaatcacagtTAATAATTTCTGTCCTAGTTCTATTCTGATTAAGTTACAGAACATTTAGAGCCTCACAACAGACCCACCGTGAGCGACCACATGCGCAGCCGGTGATCCTGACACAGAGCGAAGATCAGCGAatcgtcctcctcctcccggACCGCCAGATTCAGAACCAGGTCAGCCGGACTCTGCTCGCCCCGGATGGCGGTGGGCATCCAGCCGGAGATCCTCCTCATCATGGAGCTCCTCTTCAGCTCCACCACCGACACGCTGCCTGCAGACATGAGCACGGACACAGCTCGACTGCCTGCCCTCGCACACAGAATCACAGCGAGGTCGCGTGACTCACCCTGCGAATTGTGAGGTGGCAGCGTCACCACTGTGATGCCTCCTGCAGGCGCAGCCAGAGCAAAGTGAGCGTCTCCGGGAAAACTGAGCCATGCCGTCACAGCGCCAGGAATCGCCGTGTGCCCCGCCCAGCCGGGGATTACGGCGCAGTGGGCCGGGTCCTGAAGGTCAAGCTTCATCACATCGGTGAAGACAGATTGCATGTGGCGCTCTGTAACCAGCTCCTGGAACAAAACAACGTCCATCACGGATCATGTGTTATATCAGCAACAACACACGTCAAGAAACGCAataacacaaaatcttatcaagtatttttggtctagtttccagcgcaaatgtctgtaaaaaatgctacttgtaagttaaatCTGCTAGTggagcaagacatttttccatgtcttaagtttaaatgaaagttccactggcagattatatCACTTGTAGTTAGTACTtcttcatcaacattaaggaattattgacttaaaatgagCTCCTATAATGtgcttgtcttatttcaagagtattacgatatttgcactagaaactagaccaaaaagacttggcaagattttggtTTTGCAACGCAGAGTTTATCTGGAGCAGAGAAGAAGTCCGAGAAGAATCTGCCAATTAGCTGCAGGCTGGAAGGCTGCAGAAGAAGCTCAGCAGATCGTTCAGATTGAGGAACTGGAAACATTGCTGATGGGAACTCACGCTGCGGTACATGCGCGCCGGATGAGGAAGAACCAGTCTGTGGACAGTATGATTGGTGcagatgaggatgatgatgttGTTTAGGGTCTCGTGGACGGTGACTCCACCAGCCAGGACGCTGCAGTAGGTGAACTTCAGTCTGACACCATTATTCAGCAGGTTGGTGTCCAGAGACTCCTCCACCAGTTGCACTGTGTCCCCTGACGTCCACCTGAAGCAAAACCAGAGAAGACTCGAACATAGCAGCAACCAATATTGTTTTAGAAAAGCCACGATGTGTCACCCACTCACCAGTGGATGAAGCGGTTGCTGGTGACAGACAGCAGCTTGCCACTCTCATTGTAATGGAATGCTCCGGCGCTGTCTGCAAACTTTAACCCGCCTGGAGGAGCGCTTACACCTGCAGATAGGCGTGGTAAGTTGTTAGCCACAGAAATGGGACACTGGACAATCAGGAGTGGGATCTCAGCAGAGTGAAGCTCGATTCCCCCATAGACTATCTTTGTTTTCATCAGTGTACAGACTGCAAAGCTTGGTTCCTAACAATCCCAGTTTAACTTCAGCTGAACTTTCACTGAACTGCTGGATGTTTGTCTTTCGGACTCAAGTATGTTTGCACTTTAATtctaaaaattacataaatcaaCCATATTTGTGGAATTTATTCTCCAGATGTCAGCTTTCCTTCATTGCATCTTGGCAGCCTTCAGTATCAcgctattttgctttttaagcatttcttgttggaaaaaagtttttcatccTTGCATTAATTTCCATTTACTATGGTGCTGAAAGACTACTTACACAGATTTCTTCTGATTTTCTCTAACATCAaacagagtaaatacaaaaaggtgtttttacATGTTCATTTCTTTGATCAAGGGAAAAGCTATCCAAAAGAATCTGGTCCTGAAAAAATAATTGTCTAATAAACTTAATAACTGGTTGTGCCACCATTTGCATCAACAACTACCCTTAAACTTTTATGATATCAGGGTCAAAGGAGACTGATCCAGTTGTGTGGAAACACAATATATCAGCATAACAACGCCCAGTGTCAGTCAACCCTTAACATATCGGAATTGGTCCAGCAGATGTTTATTTCCATGTTGTTGTCTTTTTGGGTTTCTGGATGGGGTTGGccatgtggtatttgtttgggCATGTGACAATGATGCAGTCCAGCATTGTGGGGTGTAAAAGGTCTTCCGCCAAAAGGATATCGCATTTGGCCTACTTTCTAATATCGGTGCATGCTTCCCCTCATTTTGCAAAGCACTTATAATCTCCCACACAAAGTAGGTCTAAGAATGGTTCTGATTGGATCCAGACGTTTGATCAGAACCGGAAAAAGCAGTAGATTTGACGGTCTGAACTATTTAAGGAGACTGGTCTGTGTGTTGATGCCAGTATGAGCCAGTAACTAATTAACTCCTATTAACAGTTAATAAGCCTCATTTATTGACGAGGCTTATTAACTGGTGCCTGACCTGCTTAAACCCAGCTGTCTGGTGCCCATCACCGCACCGCTAGAACCAGTGAGGACCATGAGCACAGACAGATAGCAGCACTGCTAGCTGGTGTTAGCTTCAACCTGCCGGTCCAACTGCTTTTACAGTACATTTAGAACCAGAACTCAGTTCCGCCTGCATCCGTCAGAACCTGACTCTCACCTGGACTCACTGTGACCTCTCGGAATCGCCGTTCCGCTTCCCGCCCGAACCCGCAGATCTCCACGAGACTGCGCTCCAAAACAGCCGCCATCTTCTCTTCCTGGTTGCGTGCCAGGCCACGGCTGCGCGCGCCGGTCTTTCAAACAGCTTTTAGTTCACAGACACAGAAAAGGGAACGCCCCTCCTCCTCATTGGCTAAGCTGCGTTGTGGAAACGTTACGTCACAGACACGCAAAGCTGCTGGAAAACGGAGTTATTTTTACGTAAACACATTATTCTGATGGCTTCAAAATACAAAGAATCTTTACAATGAATAATTACTGTCACTGGTGCAGGAACAAGGAAATATAGTTTAAAAACTCTTCTCAGGGACAAAGTGCAGAAGTCAGactatataaattaaaatagtcTGCCTGTATTAAAAGAATATTCTTTCAGCTATTTTAATGAGTGGGTGTGAaactgtttaaatgaaaaaaacatcaagttactgctattaataataataataattacttttattattattattcattatttttattgagggggggggggggggtgaatTTCCATTAAAACTGAGTTGGATGCATTTTTATTacgtttatttttattacgtaataaaaattataaacgTAATTTTTATTACGTTTATAGTCATATACTCATGAGTATATTAGGACAAAAATATTTCCGTTTTCTTAAAGCTGCtgcaaaaatgtgattttttgaaacttaaaataacaaaaagtttaaaactattTCAGctccacatttttgttttaaactacaaaaatatgaaataaagttttgatCTTATGCAAGCTCTTTAGGAATCAGCTATAGAAACAATCGTTTTTAAACtagttgtttaaaaatgctttcatatacaagttaaatatttattattaacccTTATAAGTGCATAGGTTTTCTAACCTATGCGCAAAATTTATTTCTTGGTtgtatctatatttaaaaacagtaatatcAAGagttaaaaatctttaaaattttgatattaaaagttaaaataactttaatattataattaaaGTCGCAGAACCTTTAATTTCTGCGGCTACAAacaagaaatacataaaaatgtatatcaGAATGTATATCAGAGAAAGCTAATTCTCCATAATAATGCAGGTCAGTATAAATTAGTCTtcacttatttgttttttttttagccaatgTTTCGTCTGGGAATCGAAAACTCTAAGATCAGTTTCCATTTGTATTCCTGGAGGTGGGGTCTCTCTGTGCAGGAGATATAATCAATCAGGTTACCGTGGGACTGACCACTTGTCTGAGCTCGGGGAAGTGAGGCTCACTGCAGCGTGGGAATTCTCACTCTTTTGGCTCGGATCACTAAAAAGAATCGGCTCTTTCTGCTCGAAAGCGgctcttcagatttttttcttcttctttttgttccttAATTTATTatccaacagaaaaatgttgcaaaatgaaTGAGAGCTCATAGTCGGAAATGACTTTACTCAACAGCTCTTCTTCTGGGTCAGTGAAatgtgcattttgagttttaaaatgtcacatgaGTTTGTTATTTGGCTTTTGATGGTTACATTTACAGACTTACCTGCGGAAAATGGATGGAACGGGAGCTTTTAATTTATAGATCTTCACATTTGGTCTGAAACTTGTGTTTGTATTGAACCAGCAATCAGAAAACATGCTTCTGTTACATGGCTCTAACGTAatggattttaaatgttttctttgaaaaacagcaataaatctCAGGCGCTGAAAGGAGTGAAGGGATCATTTAAATCCACAAGGGGGCGTCCTGAACTAGAGTTCCCGGTAAATTTCTGACCCAGTGCTTGAGTTATGATTTTTGACCCAATATTTGGTCAAACTAACCCAACCTATGACCCAACAGCTTTTACCCAGCAACTTGGTTATGAAAATAACCCAGCATTTTTTTACTGTGTGGTCATATTTATAACAGTCATCAAACTATGGCTCCtacagcatatttaaaataaaacgacTGACCAATATAAGAGAAATTTGCCCTTTCTTGCATCTTGACAGAActaacagaaaccaaactgtttatagatttGTATCAGGAAAAAAGGATGCAATATTTATGTATCAAACATCAATTTTCTGAGCTTTATTTTAAgttgtatttaataaatatatctgATAATAAATGATGGCGCTACTAATATTTTTGTGGCAGATTTCTGTTCGTCCTGCATTGGAATAGAATGGTTTTCTGGACATAACTCAATGCATCACATAGTGACTAATAGGCACTGTCCAATCCAGTAGTACATATCAATTAGCAGCAGTACCAAAGacgtaaaaataattaactataCTACATTAAGAAATTGTATTTAATCCTCAGTGCTACATGAAGCTAATTTTGAAACAATGcaagttaaaaacaatattttgcaaCAAGTAAATTAAGTCCAACGTTAGGTCTGTGTAAGCTAAACgtgagaatatatatatatatgccacCCCTGAAAAAACCTTGCCCATCCCAAAGATATTTTTCTAGATCCGCCCCCGAGTGGAACACACAAAAACTACTAGGTTTTTTTGTACCGTTGTAACAATTAACCAATCTCCCCATCAATTCAACTTTATAAGTAGAGACACATAGTTGATGTTACCATCATAcaataacttgcaattaagttTTGGCAAAGCTCAATGTAGTTTTCACAGGTGGTGGAACATTATTGTcaacagctgctgaaagtaactaagaCTTACTTTTCATGTAacttactttttcaaggagtaatcaataatccgattaaagttactttttcaaaataactatgccatcactgcaTATAACACATTGCTGTGATAATGTTGCAGTGTGAAGATGTGTGATGACGATGTGAAGTCGGAGGATGAAAGATGTGGGACCATGATGTGTTAAAACGATGctggtcttctggttctggtctgcatccccagaaccagaaccaaatatgGAGAAGGAGCATTCAGTTTCTATACACCACAAATcaggaacaaacttccagaaaattgttaaaaagctgaaatactGAGTTTCTTTAGATCTAGACTagaaacccacctgtttagagttgcttttgaaacattctaaatgaaacactgaccaGCCTTTTGATGTTTAATGATGGCACTTagaaaaatttaatgtttcaattgttgatttttgtatttttatgatgtaaagcactttgaactgctttgttgttgaattgtgctatacaaataaaatcgaTTGGTGTGTGGGAATGACAATGGTGATAGAAGAGGCGAGGCGCTCAAAAGCGAGtacaaataaaagcagacatTTATTGTCAGATCTACTGTACATGTGTCATCTTACAGCAGCACAGTGACTCGTACAAAAGGATAACTGGAATGTTTGTTCAGTAATACTGACGTGTACCATACAATGAAAGCAGTCTGTTACATCATGATCATCAGAGGTATTACATCTGCTATAGTACCAGTCCACCTCCTCAGGTGGACAGCTCCTGTCTGAATGGAGTCCATGCACGGCTCCGTACCTGCCACAGAAAGTCATGCGGCACTCTTAGTGGGAAGCTCCGTGCTGTTGTGTCTCGTCTTGCGAGACGTGCCGTCGTCTCGTGGCCGTGCTTTCTGCAGGCTGGACATGGCGGCGGTGCGCTCAATATCGATGAGAGCATACATCTCGGTGCGCCGTGTAGGCGTGGTCGGGGGCAGCGGGGAGGTGGGGGTGCGAGGCGTGTGGGGGTTGCTGCCGTCCGACGTACCCTTGTGTCCGCCGCCGCCGCTGTCCATTTCCACCTCAATGTAGTTCAGAGTTTTAGGTGGCTCCATGTGGCCCGGCAGCGGCGGCCGGCGGAAGTCGAAGTTAAAAATGGTCGGACCGTCGGTGCGTCGGCGGGCCGTGTCGGGCCGGTGCGCGCTGAGCGGCGCAGTCACGTTCTCTGTGTTGACGTAGTTGTGCGAGGGCTCGAGGACAGCGGACAGCGGGTGGGAATAGGAGTGCTGCAGCAGGCTGTGGGTGGTGTGGTGGTTGTATCCGTTGAGCGACGGTGTTTTCAGACCGCCGTCAgtgctctcctcctcctcagcacTTGGCTTCCTTGCCTCCCAAAccggcggcagtgctggaaggTTTTCATAGTCCAACAGAGCAGTGCGCCGCTGGGCTGAGTTGTTGACATTCTGCAAGTCGGGGGTTAGGGGAGCCGGGCGGTGGCGACGGGGAGCCGTGGCGGGGTTGGAGGAGGACCCATTGGAGTGCGGGGTTGGCAGCTCGGCCAGGGTAGGGGTTGGGATGGGGCCGTTAGTCTCTCGGAGCTCGGCAGCCTCCTGCAGCTCCTGTTGCCTCTTTTTCTCCATCTGCTGCTTCTGAACAGGGGTGGGGCCGAGCACAAACCGCACCCCCTGAggctccagcagaacctgggGCTCCGGCTGGGGTGCGGGGGGCACGGGCTCCACACGGGCCCTGGGAGGAGGTGGCGGGGTTGGAGGACACTGAGACTGTGGTGAGGTGGGGCTCTCCAGGGGGGTGACGACAGTGAGCGGGCTGGGCTGGTCCTCCAGGAGCCCCGTGGTGTTCACATAGGTGTGCACCTGCAACACAGAAAGCGGCAGCATCAGTCTCAGCTGGACACCATATGAGGTCCAGGTCTCGCTAGCAAAAGGTGAACTTCAGGTTCTGTCTGAAGTGAATGTTAAGTCATCGTGAGGTCAACAGGCACTCATCTTACCGCCTCGTCAGCCACAAGCAGCGGGTGTGTGGACTCCTCTCCCACAGACGGCAGCCGGGTGCTGGCCACAGATGGGTGACGGGTGGATGGGTGAGACGGTGTCTCTCCCACTGAGGGCAGCCGACTCACCCCATTGGGCACCGTAGGTACCGAGTAACCCAGAGCTGCAGCCAAAAGACAACAACACACCCGTTTAACAACAGTACTATATGACCTCTGACATGCAAAAGCAGAAATAGTCATTTCCTGATTACAGGACTTGTCAGATTACACTTGGTGTATGTGCGCACCTGCAGGAgtgagcgccccctgctggttggGGTCCAGAACTGCCTCTTCCACCACACTGATGCTGTGATTGTGCATCACCTCCTGCAGCATGTTGAAGATCTCTTCAGCTCGAGAACATTTGAA
Above is a window of Xiphophorus hellerii strain 12219 chromosome 2, Xiphophorus_hellerii-4.1, whole genome shotgun sequence DNA encoding:
- the frs2b gene encoding fibroblast growth factor receptor substrate 2b is translated as MGSCLSCPEKESVPDNHQSKFKVINVDDDGNELGSGVMELTESELVLHTHRRDDVRWPYLCLRRYGYDSNLFSFESGRRCQTGQGIFAFKCSRAEEIFNMLQEVMHNHSISVVEEAVLDPNQQGALTPAALGYSVPTVPNGVSRLPSVGETPSHPSTRHPSVASTRLPSVGEESTHPLLVADEAVHTYVNTTGLLEDQPSPLTVVTPLESPTSPQSQCPPTPPPPPRARVEPVPPAPQPEPQVLLEPQGVRFVLGPTPVQKQQMEKKRQQELQEAAELRETNGPIPTPTLAELPTPHSNGSSSNPATAPRRHRPAPLTPDLQNVNNSAQRRTALLDYENLPALPPVWEARKPSAEEEESTDGGLKTPSLNGYNHHTTHSLLQHSYSHPLSAVLEPSHNYVNTENVTAPLSAHRPDTARRRTDGPTIFNFDFRRPPLPGHMEPPKTLNYIEVEMDSGGGGHKGTSDGSNPHTPRTPTSPLPPTTPTRRTEMYALIDIERTAAMSSLQKARPRDDGTSRKTRHNSTELPTKSAA